A genome region from Bombilactobacillus bombi includes the following:
- a CDS encoding YlbG family protein, with protein sequence MDITSRQEIIVWLSNGHLSKKLRRFGTVIYVSFKMKYLIMYVNSDQLTEKITQISKLSFVKKVEISPRQDLKTDYHEDNAYEPTDIKQMEEN encoded by the coding sequence ATGGACATCACATCACGCCAAGAAATTATAGTTTGGTTATCGAATGGTCATTTAAGTAAAAAACTACGGCGCTTTGGTACAGTAATTTATGTTTCCTTTAAGATGAAGTATCTGATTATGTATGTAAATAGTGATCAGTTGACAGAAAAAATTACCCAGATTTCCAAACTTTCTTTTGTGAAAAAAGTAGAGATTTCACCACGTCAGGATTTAAAAACTGATTATCATGAAGATAATGCTTATGAACCAACTGATATTAAGCAAATGGAGGAAAATTAA
- a CDS encoding FtsW/RodA/SpoVE family cell cycle protein — MKIKFKNIDYWILIPFLLLAAIGIVMVYSASSSAATLQGLQSTTYLKRQIIFVIIGLFLCAFFYLLKINMLRSKFFVPDFFLFVVGLLIFLLILKHFKPSVAVNGAAAWIHLGPINVQPLELAKLSLVLYLAKIYSSRMLRIRQLPFQKMMKEILPPLFLTSIIIYLTLKQPDLGGAAALAAIMLLMSFASGMDLKYVLGIVVVLTTAFGFGYFWLKQQVLNGSSASSYQIQRLLSFYHPFQLEKAGGSQLVNSYYAINNGGLWGRGLGNSIQKLGYLPEPYTDFILSITSEELGVVGVIIILGLLFILIARIVYLGLRADEVYLSLLSYGIATILFVQTVFNVGGLLGVLPITGVTLPFISYGGSSMLVLSCCMGIMLNVSINLRQQKNLN; from the coding sequence TTGAAAATCAAATTTAAAAATATTGATTATTGGATTTTAATTCCATTTTTATTGTTAGCTGCAATTGGGATTGTTATGGTCTATTCTGCTAGTTCTAGTGCAGCCACTTTGCAAGGGTTACAAAGCACTACTTATCTTAAACGACAAATTATATTTGTCATAATTGGTTTATTTTTATGTGCTTTTTTTTATTTATTAAAAATTAATATGTTGCGTTCTAAATTCTTCGTTCCAGATTTTTTTCTATTTGTTGTGGGTTTATTAATATTTTTACTAATCTTGAAGCATTTTAAACCATCAGTTGCAGTCAATGGTGCTGCCGCTTGGATCCATTTGGGTCCTATTAATGTTCAACCTTTGGAATTAGCAAAGTTGTCTCTAGTGCTTTATTTAGCAAAAATTTATAGTTCGCGCATGTTGCGTATCAGACAACTACCATTTCAAAAAATGATGAAAGAAATTTTACCGCCGTTATTCTTAACAAGTATTATTATTTATTTAACTCTGAAACAACCAGATTTAGGTGGTGCCGCTGCATTAGCAGCCATTATGTTGTTGATGTCATTTGCCTCTGGAATGGATTTAAAATATGTACTGGGAATTGTTGTAGTTTTGACTACTGCGTTTGGGTTTGGTTATTTTTGGCTAAAACAACAAGTTTTAAATGGCAGTTCCGCTTCTTCATATCAAATACAGCGTTTATTGTCTTTTTATCATCCTTTTCAGTTAGAAAAAGCTGGTGGCTCGCAATTAGTAAATTCTTATTATGCAATTAATAACGGCGGTCTATGGGGACGTGGATTGGGTAATAGTATACAAAAATTAGGATATTTGCCAGAGCCTTATACGGATTTTATTTTATCTATTACCAGCGAAGAATTAGGTGTTGTAGGTGTAATTATAATTTTAGGCCTATTATTTATTTTAATTGCGCGCATTGTTTATTTAGGCTTGCGTGCTGATGAGGTTTATTTGTCATTATTGAGTTATGGAATTGCAACAATTCTCTTTGTTCAAACGGTATTTAATGTTGGTGGTTTGCTGGGTGTTTTGCCGATTACTGGTGTAACCTTGCCATTTATTAGTTATGGTGGATCCAGTATGTTAGTTTTATCATGTTGTATGGGGATTATGTTAAATGTTTCTATTAATTTGCGTCAGCAAAAAAATTTAAATTAA
- the typA gene encoding translational GTPase TypA, with amino-acid sequence MKIREDIRNIAIIAHVDHGKTTLVNELLKQSDTLPEHMEIGDRALDSNAIEKERGITILSKNTAVDYKGTKINILDTPGHADFGGEVERIMKMVDGVLLVVDAYEGTMPQTRFVLKKALDQHLTPIVVINKIDRDGARPAEVVDEVLNLFIDLGADEDQLDFPVVFASAVNGTSSYDADPATQEHTMDPIFDTIVKTIPAPIDNSDEPLQFQVAMLDYNDYVGRVGIGRIFRGKIKIGDQVSVLKLDGSKQNFRVTKMFGFFGLKRVEIQEAKAGDLIGLSGMEDIFVGETVAPVDHPEALPILRIDPPTLRMTFLQNDSPFAGREGDKVTARKIQDRLEQQLQTDVSLRVEDAGMAGAWIVSGRGELHLSILVEEMRREGFELQLSRPEVIYQEIDGKVCEPFESVQIDTPDEYVGSIIDSMAQRKGEMKNMESTGNGQTRLVFLTPSRGLIGYSSEFMSQTGGYGIMNHTFEQYLPVIKNWEPGRRSGALVSINQGASTTYSLQSVEDRGQLFIGAGVDVYEGMIVGESSRDQDIAVNVTKGKNLTNTRASGKDHAAAIRTPKTMSLEQSIEFLNETEYCEVTPKSVRLRKKILNTNERRKADKKRKMGKQE; translated from the coding sequence TTGAAAATAAGAGAAGATATTCGTAACATCGCTATCATAGCCCACGTTGACCATGGTAAAACAACCTTAGTCAATGAACTTTTAAAACAGTCTGATACTCTTCCTGAACATATGGAAATTGGTGATCGTGCGCTTGATTCAAATGCGATTGAAAAAGAACGTGGTATTACTATTTTATCTAAGAATACTGCTGTGGATTATAAAGGAACTAAAATTAATATTTTAGACACACCAGGACATGCCGATTTTGGTGGCGAAGTAGAAAGAATCATGAAGATGGTTGATGGCGTTTTGTTAGTTGTTGACGCCTATGAAGGTACTATGCCACAGACTCGTTTTGTATTAAAGAAGGCTTTAGATCAACATTTAACACCAATTGTCGTAATTAATAAAATTGACCGAGATGGGGCACGTCCTGCAGAAGTAGTAGATGAAGTCTTAAATCTATTTATTGATTTAGGTGCAGATGAAGATCAACTAGATTTTCCAGTTGTTTTTGCTTCTGCTGTGAATGGAACTTCCAGCTATGATGCAGATCCTGCTACTCAAGAGCATACAATGGATCCCATTTTTGATACAATTGTAAAAACTATTCCTGCACCAATTGATAATAGTGATGAACCTTTACAATTTCAAGTAGCGATGCTAGATTACAATGATTATGTTGGTCGTGTTGGAATTGGCCGTATTTTTCGTGGCAAAATTAAAATTGGCGATCAAGTTTCCGTTTTAAAATTGGATGGTTCTAAGCAAAACTTTCGGGTTACTAAAATGTTTGGTTTCTTCGGTTTGAAGCGAGTAGAAATTCAAGAAGCTAAAGCTGGGGACCTAATTGGGCTTTCTGGCATGGAAGATATATTTGTCGGAGAAACTGTAGCACCTGTAGATCATCCAGAAGCATTACCAATCTTGCGTATTGATCCACCAACCTTAAGAATGACTTTCTTACAAAATGATTCTCCTTTTGCTGGTAGAGAAGGCGATAAAGTTACAGCTCGCAAAATTCAAGATCGGCTAGAGCAACAATTACAAACTGATGTTTCTTTACGAGTTGAAGATGCCGGGATGGCTGGTGCGTGGATCGTTTCTGGCCGTGGCGAGTTGCATTTATCAATTTTAGTTGAAGAAATGCGCCGTGAAGGATTTGAACTCCAATTATCACGCCCAGAGGTTATCTATCAAGAAATTGATGGTAAGGTTTGCGAACCTTTTGAATCAGTTCAAATTGATACTCCTGATGAATACGTTGGATCAATTATTGACTCTATGGCACAACGTAAGGGTGAAATGAAAAACATGGAAAGTACCGGTAACGGACAAACTCGTTTGGTATTTTTAACACCTTCACGTGGTTTAATTGGTTATTCATCTGAATTTATGTCCCAAACTGGTGGTTATGGCATTATGAACCATACTTTTGAGCAATATTTACCTGTAATTAAGAATTGGGAACCAGGAAGACGTTCTGGAGCGCTTGTATCAATTAATCAAGGAGCTTCGACTACTTATAGTCTGCAATCAGTAGAAGACCGTGGACAGCTATTTATTGGTGCTGGTGTTGATGTTTACGAAGGAATGATTGTTGGCGAAAGCAGCCGTGACCAAGATATTGCTGTAAATGTTACCAAAGGTAAGAATTTAACTAACACACGTGCTTCTGGTAAAGATCATGCGGCAGCAATTAGAACTCCAAAGACTATGTCACTAGAACAATCAATTGAGTTTTTGAATGAAACTGAATATTGTGAAGTTACACCAAAAAGTGTCCGTTTGCGTAAAAAGATTTTAAATACAAATGAACGGCGAAAAGCTGATAAAAAACGTAAAATGGGTAAGCAAGAATAG
- a CDS encoding inositol monophosphatase family protein translates to MTDIITIQNNVLTILEKVKMQLRTNPHFDSVKTKSNQNDLVTNRDIQIEKEIVAYLNEKFPNAKIISEEGFGNHPLDLSGLVFFVDPIDGTMNFVKSHDQFASMIGVYNNGQPLFGAILDVIQDQIYYGGPSIGAFVNNQKIPILADPPLNEVLITVSNHLLQSEMPKYQKLVAKSSGLRIFGSAGIVFTRLLLGKEYLYIGKFKPWDLAAGLAIGQAIGINATTIDEKPINMIKSQLVIVGTRCATQQALDVISRV, encoded by the coding sequence ATGACAGATATTATAACAATTCAAAATAACGTGCTTACCATACTAGAAAAAGTGAAGATGCAATTAAGGACTAATCCACATTTTGATAGTGTTAAAACTAAATCTAATCAAAATGATCTTGTCACTAATCGAGATATTCAAATTGAAAAAGAAATTGTGGCATATTTAAATGAAAAATTTCCAAATGCTAAAATAATTAGTGAAGAAGGATTTGGTAACCATCCATTAGATTTATCTGGATTAGTCTTTTTTGTTGACCCTATTGATGGAACTATGAATTTTGTGAAATCACATGATCAATTTGCTTCAATGATTGGAGTTTATAATAATGGGCAACCATTGTTTGGAGCCATTCTTGACGTAATACAAGATCAAATTTATTATGGTGGCCCTAGCATTGGTGCATTCGTTAATAATCAAAAAATTCCTATTTTAGCAGATCCGCCACTAAACGAGGTTTTGATTACGGTTAGTAACCATTTATTACAAAGTGAAATGCCCAAATATCAAAAGTTAGTAGCCAAGAGTAGTGGATTAAGAATTTTTGGCAGTGCAGGAATAGTTTTTACACGTTTATTATTGGGCAAAGAATACCTTTATATAGGGAAATTTAAGCCATGGGATTTGGCGGCTGGTTTAGCAATTGGTCAAGCCATAGGAATTAATGCAACTACTATTGACGAAAAGCCTATAAATATGATAAAATCACAACTTGTAATTGTCGGAACTAGGTGCGCTACACAACAAGCACTGGATGTGATTTCCAGAGTTTAA